One segment of Candidatus Omnitrophota bacterium DNA contains the following:
- a CDS encoding PIN domain-containing protein, whose amino-acid sequence MTSLFFDTDILLDLLLARAPHHTPAAELLSLVEAGVVRGAMSPLTVANLHYVLRRAMTKAAAIQHVRKLRLIVRVVTLDEQIIDRALSAEEFSDFEDAIQYYSAVVHKMDGLVTRNKRDYRQATIPLYTAEEYLTIHHLKGAPRAGGAS is encoded by the coding sequence ATGACCAGCCTCTTTTTTGACACGGATATCCTGCTGGATCTGCTGTTGGCTCGTGCCCCGCACCATACGCCCGCCGCAGAATTGTTAAGTCTCGTGGAAGCCGGGGTCGTTCGTGGAGCCATGTCCCCCTTGACGGTCGCGAATCTCCATTACGTCTTGCGGCGTGCGATGACCAAAGCCGCAGCCATCCAGCATGTCCGAAAGCTTCGACTCATTGTCCGTGTCGTGACCCTCGATGAGCAGATTATTGATCGAGCGCTCTCGGCCGAGGAGTTTAGCGATTTCGAGGACGCCATTCAGTATTACTCAGCCGTGGTGCACAAAATGGACGGGCTCGTCACGCGCAATAAGCGGGATTACCGGCAAGCCACCATCCCGCTCTACACCGCCGAGGAGTACCTGACGATCCATCATCTCAAAGGCGCACCACGTGCCGGCGGAGCGTCCTGA
- the thrS gene encoding threonine--tRNA ligase — protein MAHAGQADKLKANDPLYALRHSAAHVMAQAVRRLYGPQVKLAIGPPIEDGFYYDLDLPVKLTDEDLAKIEAEMAKIVKENHAFQRSYLKKAEAIEQFKRQGETYKVEIVEGIPDAQVSFYTDGEFVDLCEGPHVPSTSEVKAFKLLSLAGAYWRGDEKRPMLQRIYGTAFPTKQQLDDYVKRLEEAKRRDHRRLGTELDLFSFEELAGPGVVFYHPKGARVRAIIEDEIRRRHLERGYELVATPHIFRTDIWKQSGHLEYYKEYIFLFEAEEQPFGIKPMNCPGHILIYRSKLRSYRELPIRFFELGTVYRNEKSGVLHGLMRVRGFTQDDAHIFLREDQLVEEIQRVLEFEFEILKTFGFAEYEIELSTRPEKFIGEAALWERAEAALREAMTSRGLSFAVHEGEGAFYGPKIDIKIKDAIGRSWQCGTIQCDFALPERFDLTYQADDGKAHRTIMIHRALLGSLERFFGVLLEHYAGALPVWLSPVQAVVVPITDAVLPYAREVEAALRTLGLRATCDDRSEKMQAKIRDAQLQQIPYMAVVGGREAEARSVAVRHRRGGDVGAMALEAFVQRVSQENASRATT, from the coding sequence ATGGCTCACGCAGGGCAGGCTGATAAATTAAAAGCAAACGATCCGCTGTATGCGCTGCGGCACTCGGCCGCGCATGTGATGGCGCAGGCGGTGCGGCGGCTGTATGGGCCGCAGGTGAAGCTGGCTATCGGGCCGCCGATTGAAGACGGATTTTATTATGATCTGGATCTTCCGGTGAAGCTCACCGATGAGGATTTGGCGAAGATTGAAGCCGAGATGGCCAAGATCGTCAAAGAAAACCATGCGTTTCAGCGGTCGTATCTGAAGAAAGCCGAGGCTATCGAGCAATTCAAGCGCCAGGGCGAAACGTATAAGGTCGAAATCGTCGAGGGGATCCCTGACGCGCAGGTTTCTTTCTACACCGACGGAGAATTTGTGGATCTGTGCGAAGGCCCGCATGTGCCATCCACCAGCGAGGTCAAGGCGTTTAAGCTCCTCAGTCTGGCCGGCGCGTATTGGCGCGGGGATGAGAAGCGACCGATGCTGCAGCGCATCTACGGCACGGCGTTTCCCACCAAGCAGCAACTTGATGACTATGTGAAGCGCCTCGAAGAGGCCAAGCGGCGCGACCACCGTCGGCTCGGTACGGAGCTTGACCTCTTTAGCTTTGAAGAGCTTGCCGGCCCTGGCGTGGTGTTTTATCATCCGAAGGGTGCCAGGGTGCGGGCGATCATCGAGGATGAAATCCGCCGGCGGCACCTGGAGCGCGGCTACGAGCTCGTCGCGACCCCGCACATCTTCCGGACGGACATCTGGAAACAATCCGGGCACCTGGAGTATTACAAAGAGTACATCTTTTTGTTTGAGGCGGAGGAGCAGCCCTTTGGCATTAAACCCATGAACTGCCCGGGGCATATCCTCATCTATCGGTCGAAACTGCGCAGCTATCGCGAGCTGCCCATCCGGTTCTTTGAGCTGGGCACGGTGTACCGCAATGAGAAATCCGGCGTGCTGCATGGGTTGATGCGCGTGCGAGGGTTTACGCAGGATGATGCGCACATCTTTTTGCGCGAGGATCAGCTGGTGGAAGAAATCCAGCGCGTGCTCGAGTTTGAGTTCGAGATCTTGAAGACCTTTGGATTTGCCGAGTACGAAATCGAGCTCTCCACGCGCCCTGAGAAATTCATCGGCGAGGCGGCCCTGTGGGAGCGCGCCGAAGCCGCCCTGCGCGAGGCCATGACGAGTCGCGGCCTGTCGTTTGCGGTGCACGAAGGGGAAGGGGCGTTTTACGGCCCAAAGATTGACATCAAAATCAAGGATGCGATCGGACGCAGCTGGCAATGCGGCACGATCCAATGCGATTTTGCGCTGCCGGAGCGGTTTGATCTGACGTATCAAGCCGACGACGGCAAGGCGCATCGGACGATCATGATTCACCGAGCCCTCCTGGGTAGCCTGGAGCGGTTTTTCGGCGTGCTGCTGGAGCATTATGCCGGAGCACTGCCCGTGTGGCTCTCGCCGGTGCAGGCGGTGGTCGTGCCCATCACCGACGCCGTGCTGCCGTATGCCCGCGAGGTTGAGGCCGCGTTGCGAACGCTCGGGCTGCGCGCGACGTGCGATGACCGCAGCGAGAAGATGCAAGCGAAGATCCGAGATGCCCAACTGCAGCAGATCCCCTACATGGCGGTCGTCGGCGGACGGGAAGCCGAAGCCCGCAGCGTGGCCGTGCGCCACCGCCGGGGAGGCGATGTGGGCGCGATGGCCTTGGAGGCCTTCGTGCAGCGGGTGAGTCAAGAAAACGCAAGCCGCGCCACTACCTAG
- a CDS encoding translation initiation factor IF-3, producing MRQLRVNERIRVPQVRVIGADGAQLGVMLPADAIRLAREQELDLVEVAPQVSPPVCRIMNFNKFRYEEQRREREAKKKHHIAKLKEVKFKPHIEQHDYQVKLNMLKKFLLRGDQAKVTMVYRGRELAHTQVGRRILDRLVDDLKLISRVERTPSLEGRFMTMVFGPDREKVKRYEQQLARQKSQAERATKVAATHSTSTASPASATGQEGVAHA from the coding sequence CTGAGACAGTTACGAGTCAATGAACGCATCCGCGTACCTCAGGTGCGCGTGATCGGCGCAGATGGCGCCCAGCTTGGCGTGATGTTACCGGCCGATGCGATTCGCCTAGCACGCGAGCAGGAGCTGGATCTTGTCGAAGTGGCCCCGCAAGTATCCCCGCCGGTCTGCCGGATCATGAATTTCAACAAGTTTCGGTATGAAGAGCAGCGCCGGGAGCGCGAGGCCAAAAAGAAACACCACATCGCGAAGCTGAAAGAGGTCAAATTCAAGCCGCACATCGAGCAGCATGATTATCAAGTGAAGCTGAATATGCTCAAAAAGTTCCTGCTGCGCGGCGACCAGGCCAAGGTTACGATGGTGTACCGCGGCCGCGAGCTCGCCCACACCCAAGTGGGCCGGCGCATTTTGGATCGGCTCGTCGATGATCTGAAATTGATCAGCAGGGTGGAGCGCACGCCGTCGCTGGAAGGCCGGTTCATGACCATGGTCTTCGGGCCGGATCGCGAAAAGGTCAAGCGATACGAGCAGCAGCTCGCGCGCCAAAAATCGCAGGCCGAGCGCGCCACCAAGGTCGCGGCGACGCACAGCACAAGCACCGCATCGCCGGCGAGCGCGACGGGACAGGAAGGAGTGGCGCATGCCTAA
- a CDS encoding MBL fold metallo-hydrolase, with amino-acid sequence MKFTVHGARGSYPVAGTSFARYGGRTSCFSLETSRGFIIVDAGTGIADLGDALAAHRVPPPTTILFTHIHLDHLIGLPAFKPLLNSKAQVTLMADPSQLPEWQRHVSLLMDHPFWPLPLLRDRSAVRFEDLRLRHGEAYGLDGVSITTLPVRHPQGCVAYRLSTPSRVLVIATDREHGDPAGDAALIKFCRGADVLLHDAQFTPEELPARRGWGHSTWEHAVAVAKEAGVKELLLTSHDPGHSDEMIDSIVAAARKQFPDTRAAADGLVIA; translated from the coding sequence ATGAAATTCACGGTGCATGGGGCGCGCGGCAGCTATCCGGTGGCTGGCACCTCCTTTGCCCGCTATGGCGGGCGCACCTCGTGTTTCAGCCTTGAGACCTCCCGCGGCTTCATCATCGTCGACGCCGGCACCGGCATCGCGGATCTCGGCGATGCGCTCGCGGCGCATCGGGTTCCGCCTCCCACGACGATCCTCTTTACGCATATCCACCTCGATCACCTGATCGGCCTGCCCGCGTTTAAGCCGCTGCTGAACTCCAAGGCGCAGGTGACCCTCATGGCGGATCCGTCGCAGCTGCCGGAGTGGCAGCGCCATGTGAGCCTGCTCATGGACCATCCATTTTGGCCGCTGCCGCTGTTGCGCGATCGGTCGGCGGTGCGCTTTGAGGATTTGCGGCTGCGCCATGGCGAGGCCTATGGGCTTGACGGGGTGAGCATCACAACGCTGCCGGTGCGCCACCCGCAAGGCTGCGTGGCGTATCGGCTGAGCACTCCGAGCCGCGTGCTCGTCATTGCCACGGACCGCGAGCACGGAGATCCCGCAGGAGACGCTGCGCTCATCAAGTTCTGCCGCGGGGCCGACGTGCTGCTGCATGATGCGCAGTTTACGCCGGAGGAGCTGCCTGCTCGTCGAGGATGGGGGCATAGCACGTGGGAGCACGCGGTGGCGGTGGCCAAGGAGGCCGGCGTGAAGGAACTCCTGCTGACCTCCCACGACCCCGGCCATTCGGATGAGATGATTGATTCGATCGTCGCGGCGGCGCGCAAGCAGTTTCCTGATACGCGCGCCGCAGCCGATGGGTTAGTCATCGCCTGA
- the rplT gene encoding 50S ribosomal protein L20, whose amino-acid sequence MAKVKWAVASRRRRKKLLKQAKGYRGGRRLHLLKVKETVMRAKAYRTRDNKVKKREFRNLWVIRINAAARARGLTYSRLMSSFRKANVRLNRKQLAELAIHDVSAFDQLVAQATAN is encoded by the coding sequence ATGGCAAAAGTGAAATGGGCCGTCGCGTCTCGACGGCGGCGAAAGAAACTCCTGAAACAAGCGAAAGGCTACCGCGGCGGGCGTCGCTTGCATCTGTTGAAGGTCAAAGAGACCGTCATGCGGGCCAAGGCCTACCGTACCCGCGACAACAAGGTGAAGAAGCGCGAGTTCCGCAACCTGTGGGTGATCCGGATCAACGCGGCGGCGCGCGCCCGGGGCTTGACGTACAGTCGGTTGATGTCCTCCTTTCGCAAGGCGAATGTGAGGCTCAATCGCAAACAACTTGCCGAGCTGGCGATCCACGACGTGTCGGCCTTTGACCAACTCGTAGCACAGGCGACCGCCAACTAA
- a CDS encoding phenylalanine--tRNA ligase subunit beta, translating to MKIPLEWLKECVTIRLKPEALAERLTMAGLEVVAIHDVDGQPVFDIEVTPNRPDCLSIIGIAREVAAITGQRLKLPSAKSWPAPARVGPGELGAGSKKGVRRRSAPSSQLLAKILIEDKKHCQRYIGRLIDGVTIKPSPEWMQKRLIACGARPINNVVDITNYVLFEYGQPLHAFDFAKLSGGTILVRAARANESITTLDGLKRTVTPETLVIADAKQAVAVAGIMGGMGSEVTPQTTTVLLESALFDPISIRRTGRRLGLTSESSYRFERGVDPVGVATASARASGLIQELAGGEECRVIDVGQGPAARTVIVMDGRRVKQRLGVPVSSSEIRTHLARLGCLVASSGSSETVRVTVPSFRRDVTHEVDLHEELARLMGYERIPATVPTGSFPARRAGSATYAQRHELQRLCASLGLCEAKTWSLLSEQALTRCGISPTSAARVSNPLSQDHAYVRPSLLMGLLQALRHNVTHGASSIRFFELGAVVPPEASAERTQLGLLISGTWLRDWSMKAQPSDFFLLKGLLEAIAGRATQQPIHLTVQPHPWAEAGQSATVLLGERRLGAAGKIAPRILAALDVKHDAWFAECDADLLGVARATDRRVMAPSSIPAAKRDISFLLDVSVAYAEAARVIQQAAGPAASQVELIDRYDRGAQVPSGKYSLTFSIAYHDPARTLAADEVDALHQRVAQALAQHLGAVRR from the coding sequence ATGAAAATCCCGCTGGAATGGTTGAAAGAGTGCGTAACTATTCGGCTCAAGCCCGAGGCGCTGGCGGAGCGGCTGACGATGGCCGGGCTGGAAGTCGTGGCCATCCACGACGTCGACGGGCAGCCAGTGTTTGATATCGAGGTCACGCCGAATCGGCCGGATTGTTTGTCGATCATCGGGATTGCGAGAGAAGTGGCAGCAATTACTGGGCAAAGACTAAAACTTCCGTCGGCTAAGAGCTGGCCCGCCCCGGCTCGGGTCGGGCCGGGGGAGCTGGGAGCTGGAAGCAAAAAAGGTGTTAGGCGGCGCTCCGCTCCTAGCTCTCAGCTCCTAGCCAAGATCCTCATTGAGGATAAGAAACATTGCCAGCGCTACATTGGGCGGCTCATCGACGGGGTGACGATCAAACCATCGCCGGAGTGGATGCAGAAGCGCCTCATCGCCTGCGGCGCGCGGCCGATCAATAACGTCGTCGATATTACCAACTACGTGCTCTTTGAATACGGCCAACCGCTGCACGCGTTTGATTTCGCCAAGCTATCCGGCGGCACAATTCTGGTGCGGGCCGCGCGAGCGAATGAGTCGATCACGACCTTGGATGGCCTCAAGCGGACCGTAACTCCGGAGACCCTCGTCATCGCCGATGCGAAACAGGCGGTTGCCGTCGCCGGTATTATGGGAGGCATGGGAAGCGAAGTCACCCCGCAGACAACGACGGTGTTGCTGGAGAGCGCGCTCTTTGATCCGATCTCCATCCGACGCACCGGACGGCGGCTAGGGCTGACGAGCGAATCGTCGTACCGGTTTGAGCGGGGTGTTGATCCCGTGGGTGTCGCCACCGCCTCGGCGCGCGCCTCCGGGCTGATTCAAGAGCTCGCCGGCGGCGAGGAGTGCCGCGTCATTGACGTTGGCCAGGGACCAGCCGCGCGCACCGTGATTGTGATGGATGGAAGACGAGTCAAGCAACGGCTGGGGGTGCCGGTGTCATCGTCGGAGATTCGAACGCACCTCGCACGCCTGGGATGCTTGGTGGCGTCATCCGGATCAAGCGAGACGGTTCGCGTGACGGTGCCGTCGTTTCGACGAGATGTGACCCACGAGGTTGATCTTCACGAAGAGCTCGCCCGGTTAATGGGCTATGAGCGCATTCCCGCCACCGTGCCCACCGGGTCATTTCCTGCGCGGCGTGCAGGCTCGGCAACATATGCCCAACGACACGAACTGCAACGCCTCTGTGCGAGCCTGGGATTGTGCGAGGCCAAAACCTGGTCCTTGCTCTCCGAGCAAGCCCTGACCCGGTGCGGCATCTCACCCACGAGTGCGGCGCGGGTGAGCAATCCGCTCAGCCAAGACCATGCGTACGTCCGTCCATCGCTGTTGATGGGGTTGTTGCAAGCCCTCCGGCACAATGTGACCCATGGGGCATCAAGTATTCGCTTCTTCGAGCTTGGGGCGGTCGTGCCGCCGGAAGCCTCAGCTGAGCGCACGCAGCTGGGGCTGCTCATCTCCGGGACATGGCTGCGGGATTGGTCGATGAAAGCGCAGCCTAGCGACTTCTTTCTCCTAAAGGGGCTGCTGGAGGCTATCGCGGGGCGCGCCACCCAGCAGCCGATCCATCTCACGGTCCAGCCGCATCCGTGGGCGGAGGCCGGGCAGAGCGCGACGGTTCTCCTCGGTGAGCGGCGGCTCGGCGCGGCAGGAAAAATCGCCCCGCGGATTCTTGCAGCACTTGATGTCAAACATGATGCGTGGTTCGCCGAATGCGACGCCGACCTCTTAGGCGTTGCGCGCGCAACCGACCGGCGGGTGATGGCGCCATCGAGTATCCCGGCGGCGAAGCGGGACATCTCCTTTCTGCTCGATGTATCGGTCGCCTATGCGGAGGCTGCGCGAGTCATTCAGCAGGCGGCCGGGCCGGCCGCCTCCCAGGTGGAATTGATCGATCGCTACGACCGAGGCGCCCAGGTGCCGTCGGGTAAATACAGCCTGACATTTTCGATTGCGTACCATGATCCTGCGCGGACGCTGGCCGCTGACGAGGTTGACGCCCTGCATCAGCGCGTTGCTCAAGCCCTTGCGCAACACCTCGGCGCTGTGCGACGATAA
- the pheS gene encoding phenylalanine--tRNA ligase subunit alpha, giving the protein MDTAQELEQLLSEAAGRVERATSPEELEKVRITYLGRKSRLAEIMKSIPQLSSEQRVDVGKRANHLKTSLESALIARREMFAATRQGPSIDVSLPGRAVALGRLHPITQTLHSILDQFIPLGFDIIEGPEMEFEYYNFDALNIPRDHPSRESFDTFFVDLPSPEPKKGRLLLRSHTSPVQVRVMEQRQPPLRVVVPGKVFRPDPLDPSHSFMFHQVEGLMVDDRTSFADLKGVLERFLQGLFGPKTKTRFRPHFFPFTEPSAEVDIACSSCEGKGCSTCGRKGWLEIMGCGMVHPNVFKAVGYDANKVQGFAFGMGVERIAMLKLGITDIRLFFENDLRFLEQF; this is encoded by the coding sequence ATGGACACGGCGCAGGAACTTGAGCAGCTCTTGAGTGAAGCCGCCGGGCGTGTTGAGCGCGCGACGTCACCCGAAGAGCTGGAGAAAGTTCGCATCACCTACCTCGGCCGCAAGAGCCGGCTGGCGGAGATCATGAAGTCCATTCCGCAGCTCTCATCGGAGCAGCGGGTTGACGTCGGCAAGCGCGCGAACCACCTCAAAACGTCCCTCGAGTCTGCCCTGATCGCGCGCCGCGAGATGTTCGCCGCGACCCGCCAGGGCCCTAGCATCGACGTTTCGCTGCCAGGGCGGGCCGTGGCCCTCGGACGGCTCCACCCCATCACCCAAACCTTGCATTCCATCCTTGACCAATTCATCCCACTCGGCTTTGACATCATCGAAGGGCCGGAGATGGAGTTTGAATATTATAACTTCGATGCGCTCAATATCCCCCGCGATCATCCGTCTCGCGAATCCTTCGATACATTCTTCGTTGATCTTCCGTCACCGGAGCCGAAGAAAGGCCGGCTGCTCTTGCGCAGCCACACCTCGCCGGTGCAGGTGCGCGTGATGGAGCAACGCCAGCCGCCGCTGCGGGTCGTGGTACCTGGGAAAGTGTTTCGGCCGGATCCGCTCGACCCCAGCCACAGCTTCATGTTTCATCAAGTTGAGGGCTTGATGGTGGATGACCGGACCTCGTTTGCGGATCTCAAAGGGGTGTTGGAGCGGTTTCTGCAAGGGCTCTTCGGGCCGAAGACCAAGACGCGATTTCGTCCGCACTTTTTCCCATTCACCGAGCCCTCCGCCGAGGTCGACATCGCGTGCTCCTCGTGCGAAGGGAAGGGATGCTCGACGTGCGGCCGCAAAGGCTGGCTTGAGATCATGGGCTGCGGCATGGTGCATCCGAATGTGTTCAAGGCGGTCGGCTATGACGCCAACAAGGTGCAAGGCTTTGCGTTTGGCATGGGAGTCGAACGGATCGCGATGCTCAAACTCGGCATCACCGACATCCGCCTCTTCTTCGAAAACGATCTACGCTTCCTCGAACAGTTTTGA
- the rpmI gene encoding 50S ribosomal protein L35 has protein sequence MPKLKTVKGVKDRIKVTGTGKLVGFRPGRRHLLGTRPAKIKRKLRKQRVLSRPDERQVRSLIPYM, from the coding sequence ATGCCTAAATTGAAGACCGTCAAAGGCGTGAAAGATCGCATCAAGGTCACCGGCACCGGCAAGCTGGTCGGATTCCGCCCGGGCCGTCGGCATCTGCTCGGCACACGTCCGGCGAAGATCAAGCGGAAGCTGCGGAAACAACGCGTGCTATCGCGTCCGGATGAGCGCCAGGTGAGATCCTTAATTCCATATATGTGA